From Variovorax sp. J2L1-78, the proteins below share one genomic window:
- a CDS encoding c-type cytochrome has product MNKLLTTMFALAVACGTVSAQAQTVTGKVEDGAKKTAMCVGCHGIIGYQASFPEIHKVPKIAGQSATYIRSALAAYKAGDRKHPTMRAIADSLTEQDMADLAAYYAQLGVKEGDAPPATPAKQPSERVQALITRDKANACTTCHGANFNTPNDGTVAKLAGQHADYLFVALKSYKVENHAQLGRSNGVMGGQAKKFTNAELKELAGYISSLPGEVKTVPESRFHTAAK; this is encoded by the coding sequence ATGAACAAGTTGTTGACCACGATGTTTGCCCTCGCTGTCGCTTGCGGGACGGTTTCCGCCCAGGCCCAGACCGTCACCGGCAAGGTTGAAGACGGCGCCAAGAAAACCGCCATGTGCGTGGGCTGCCACGGCATCATCGGCTACCAGGCCAGCTTCCCCGAGATCCACAAGGTTCCCAAGATCGCGGGCCAGAGCGCGACCTACATCCGTTCCGCACTCGCCGCGTACAAGGCCGGCGACCGCAAGCATCCGACGATGCGCGCCATCGCCGATTCGCTGACCGAACAGGACATGGCCGACCTCGCCGCCTACTATGCGCAGCTCGGCGTGAAGGAAGGCGACGCACCGCCCGCCACCCCGGCCAAGCAGCCGAGCGAGCGCGTCCAGGCGCTCATCACGCGCGACAAGGCCAACGCCTGCACCACCTGCCATGGCGCCAACTTCAACACGCCGAACGACGGCACCGTCGCCAAGCTGGCCGGCCAGCATGCCGACTACCTGTTCGTCGCGCTCAAGTCGTACAAGGTCGAGAACCACGCCCAGCTCGGCCGCTCCAACGGCGTGATGGGCGGGCAGGCCAAGAAGTTCACCAACGCCGAACTCAAGGAACTGGCGGGCTACATCAGCTCGCTGCCTGGTGAAGTCAAGACGGTGCCCGAGTCGCGCTTCCACACCGCCGCCAAGTAA
- a CDS encoding AAA family ATPase, whose protein sequence is MKFKGSDNYVATQDLMLAVNASITLTRPLLVKGEPGTGKTMLAEEVAAALGLPLLQWHIKSTTKAQQGLYEYDAVSRLRDSQLSDIDGGERVKDIHNYIVKGVLWQAFTADRPVALLIDEIDKADIEFPNDLLREIDRMEFYCYETRELIRAKHRPVVFITSNNEKELPDAFLRRCFFHYIKFPDADTMKSIVAVHFPTLKQDLLAAAMKTFYDVRNLPGLKKKPSTSELLDWLKLLVAEDIPLEALQSKDDKVAVPPLVGALLKNEQDVTLFEKLVFMQRNNR, encoded by the coding sequence ATGAAATTCAAGGGCTCCGACAACTACGTTGCCACCCAGGACCTGATGCTCGCGGTCAACGCGTCCATCACGCTGACCCGCCCCCTGCTCGTCAAGGGCGAGCCGGGCACCGGCAAGACGATGCTGGCCGAGGAAGTGGCCGCGGCCCTGGGCCTGCCGCTGCTGCAGTGGCACATCAAGTCGACCACCAAGGCGCAGCAGGGCCTCTACGAATACGACGCGGTGAGCCGGCTGCGCGATTCGCAGCTCTCGGACATCGATGGCGGCGAGCGGGTCAAGGACATCCACAACTACATCGTCAAGGGCGTGCTCTGGCAGGCCTTCACGGCCGACCGGCCGGTGGCGCTGCTGATCGACGAGATCGACAAGGCCGACATCGAATTCCCGAACGACCTGCTGCGCGAGATCGACCGCATGGAGTTCTACTGCTACGAGACGCGCGAGCTGATCCGCGCCAAGCACCGGCCGGTGGTCTTCATCACCTCGAACAACGAGAAGGAACTGCCCGACGCCTTTCTGCGCCGCTGCTTCTTCCACTACATCAAGTTCCCCGATGCGGACACGATGAAGAGCATCGTCGCGGTGCACTTCCCCACGCTCAAGCAGGACCTGCTCGCCGCGGCGATGAAGACCTTCTACGACGTGCGCAACCTGCCGGGTCTGAAGAAGAAGCCGTCGACCTCCGAGTTGCTCGACTGGCTCAAGCTGCTGGTGGCCGAAGACATCCCGCTCGAAGCGCTGCAGAGCAAGGACGACAAGGTCGCGGTGCCGCCGCTGGTCGGCGCCCTGCTTAAGAACGAGCAAGACGTGACACTGTTCGAGAAGCTGGTCTTCATGCAGCGCAACAACCGCTGA
- a CDS encoding shikimate dehydrogenase family protein — protein sequence MTSTISGNTQAYLIPGDPVRNVRLPRMFNAVFERFEIDAVLLPMQVPRRDFAVFFASAFLARNVRGMLIAPPHKPLVLDLLDGCGLIGRVAGSVNVVRRMDDDRLEGDLFDGEGLIGALDHYRIPFRGKRVLILGAGVSAAAAGVALIEGGEGGSDGAAHVALFDTSAGKAAGVAAKLDAFFDADVTAVDSNAPEGYDLVINATPLGLNEGDALPVDVARMERHAAVFDILLRGQPTPLVQAARARGLNAQAGFEMLIQQMPHYLRYFGYEQVARALSQDADFLREAIYPPAMHAEIRQPLRYHAP from the coding sequence ATGACCTCCACCATCAGCGGCAACACCCAGGCCTATCTCATCCCGGGCGATCCGGTGCGCAATGTGCGTCTGCCGCGGATGTTCAATGCCGTGTTCGAGCGCTTCGAGATCGACGCGGTGCTGCTGCCGATGCAGGTGCCGCGCCGCGACTTCGCGGTGTTCTTCGCCTCGGCCTTTCTCGCGCGCAACGTGCGCGGGATGCTGATCGCGCCGCCGCACAAGCCGCTGGTGCTCGACCTGCTGGACGGCTGCGGGCTCATCGGCCGCGTGGCGGGTTCGGTCAACGTGGTGCGTCGCATGGACGACGATCGGCTCGAGGGTGATCTGTTCGACGGCGAAGGGCTCATCGGCGCGCTCGACCACTACCGCATCCCGTTTCGCGGCAAGCGCGTGCTGATCCTGGGCGCGGGCGTGAGCGCTGCCGCCGCCGGCGTGGCGTTGATCGAAGGCGGCGAGGGCGGGAGCGACGGTGCCGCGCATGTCGCCCTGTTCGACACCTCCGCCGGCAAGGCGGCGGGTGTGGCGGCCAAGCTCGACGCCTTCTTCGATGCCGACGTGACGGCCGTCGACAGCAATGCGCCGGAAGGCTACGACCTGGTCATCAACGCGACGCCGCTCGGCCTGAACGAGGGCGATGCCCTGCCGGTCGACGTCGCGCGCATGGAGCGCCACGCCGCGGTCTTCGACATCCTGCTGCGCGGCCAGCCCACGCCGCTGGTGCAGGCGGCACGCGCGCGCGGCCTGAACGCGCAGGCGGGCTTCGAGATGCTGATCCAGCAGATGCCGCACTACCTGCGCTACTTCGGCTACGAGCAGGTCGCGCGCGCCCTGAGCCAGGACGCCGACTTCCTGCGCGAGGCCATCTACCCGCCCGCGATGCACGCCGAGATCCGGCAGCCGCTGCGCTACCACGCGCCTTGA
- a CDS encoding GNAT family N-acetyltransferase: protein MAFVEPTTLKARGLALVPLALDHEPGLRAAAADGELWQLRVTSVPEPEQTGAYIEAALKGRDDGHRFAFAVTDEASGTVLGTTSFHDILPAVKRVEIGYTWYAQRCQRTHINTTCKLLMLTHAFDTMGCRTVGWRTDNYNFASQRAIERLGAKKDGVIRGHALRRDGTTRDTVMYSLTAGEWPEVKAHLLYLLDKPRPAEH from the coding sequence ATGGCATTCGTCGAACCCACCACCCTGAAGGCCCGGGGCCTCGCGCTCGTTCCCTTGGCGCTCGACCATGAGCCCGGCCTGCGCGCTGCGGCCGCCGACGGCGAACTCTGGCAACTGCGCGTGACTTCGGTGCCCGAGCCCGAGCAGACCGGCGCCTACATCGAGGCCGCGCTCAAGGGGCGCGACGACGGCCACCGTTTCGCCTTCGCCGTGACCGACGAGGCCAGCGGCACGGTGCTCGGCACCACCAGCTTCCACGACATCCTGCCGGCCGTGAAGCGCGTGGAGATCGGCTACACCTGGTATGCCCAACGCTGCCAGCGCACCCACATCAACACCACCTGCAAGCTGCTGATGCTCACCCATGCCTTCGACACGATGGGCTGCCGCACCGTGGGCTGGCGCACCGACAACTACAACTTCGCCTCGCAGCGCGCGATCGAGCGCCTGGGCGCCAAGAAGGACGGCGTGATCCGCGGCCATGCGCTGCGGCGCGACGGCACCACCCGCGACACGGTGATGTACAGCCTCACCGCCGGCGAATGGCCGGAGGTGAAGGCGCACCTGCTCTATTTGCTCGACAAGCCGCGCCCGGCCGAGCACTGA
- a CDS encoding vWA domain-containing protein, producing MLIDFFYTLRSAKLPVSVKEFLTLLEALQADVVGPNSDDACSLDDFYYLSRTTLVKDEKHYDKFDRAFAGYFKGVDVLTDFTKDVPLDWLRKTLEREFSAEEKAKIEKMGWDELMETLKKRFEEQKERHEGGNKWIGTGGTSPFGHGGYNPQGVRIGGAGKNKSAVKVWDQRAYKDYDDGQELGTRNIKVALRRLRKFAREGHEEELDLDETISKTAANAGYLDIKMRPERHNNVKVLLLMDVGGTMDEHIQRVEELFSAVKTEFKHLEFYYFHNCVYDFMWKNNRRRFSEKFATWDILRKYNKDYKLIFVGDATMSPYEILQPGGSVEYNNEEAGAEWLQRLTHTFPKFAWINPEPQGVWQYRQSIAVIQQMMSNRMYPLTLRGLEDAMRMLSK from the coding sequence ATGCTGATCGACTTCTTCTACACCCTGCGCTCGGCCAAGCTGCCGGTGTCGGTCAAGGAGTTCCTCACGCTGCTCGAAGCGCTGCAGGCCGACGTGGTGGGGCCCAACTCCGACGACGCCTGCAGCCTCGACGACTTCTACTACCTGAGCCGCACCACGCTGGTGAAGGACGAGAAGCACTACGACAAGTTCGACCGCGCCTTCGCCGGCTACTTCAAGGGCGTCGACGTGCTGACCGACTTCACCAAGGACGTCCCGCTCGATTGGCTGCGCAAGACGCTGGAACGCGAGTTCAGTGCCGAGGAGAAAGCCAAGATCGAGAAGATGGGCTGGGACGAGCTCATGGAGACGCTCAAGAAGCGCTTCGAGGAACAGAAGGAGCGCCACGAGGGCGGCAACAAGTGGATCGGCACCGGCGGCACCTCGCCTTTCGGCCACGGCGGCTACAACCCGCAGGGCGTGCGCATCGGCGGCGCGGGCAAGAACAAGAGCGCGGTCAAGGTGTGGGACCAGCGCGCCTACAAGGACTACGACGACGGGCAGGAACTGGGCACGCGCAACATCAAGGTCGCGCTGCGCCGCCTGCGCAAGTTCGCCCGCGAGGGCCACGAAGAAGAGCTGGACCTGGACGAGACCATCAGCAAGACGGCCGCCAACGCGGGCTACCTCGACATCAAGATGCGCCCCGAGCGGCACAACAACGTCAAGGTGCTGCTGCTGATGGACGTGGGCGGCACGATGGACGAGCACATCCAGCGCGTCGAGGAACTGTTCTCGGCCGTCAAGACGGAGTTCAAGCACCTGGAGTTCTATTACTTCCACAACTGCGTTTACGACTTCATGTGGAAGAACAACCGGCGCCGCTTCTCCGAGAAGTTCGCGACCTGGGACATCCTGCGCAAGTACAACAAGGACTACAAGCTCATCTTCGTCGGCGACGCGACCATGAGCCCCTACGAGATCCTGCAGCCGGGCGGCAGCGTCGAATACAACAACGAGGAAGCCGGTGCAGAATGGCTGCAGCGCCTCACGCACACCTTCCCGAAGTTCGCCTGGATCAACCCGGAGCCGCAGGGGGTCTGGCAGTACCGCCAAAGCATCGCGGTCATCCAGCAGATGATGTCCAACCGCATGTACCCGCTGACCCTCCGGGGCCTCGAGGACGCCATGCGGATGCTGTCGAAATAA
- a CDS encoding bifunctional sugar phosphate isomerase/epimerase/4-hydroxyphenylpyruvate dioxygenase family protein, translated as MHRSIATVSLSGTLRQKLEAIAAAGFDGFELFENDFIQFNGSAATLGAIARDLGLSVDLYQPFRDFEAMPELQFRRSLERAERKFDLMQAMGARLMLCCSNTSPMAVDDPARAAAQLHALAERAAQRGLRVGFEALAWGRCTSRYGQAWDIVRRADHPNLGLILDSFHTLSLKDDPAGIADIPGDKIFFLQMADAPLMAMDVLQWARHHRSFPGQGDFDVVTFLEKTLQAGYTGPLSLEIFNDVFRETPNRRTAVDAMRSLLYLESQVRERLDDAAPRAVTLFSPPPLPDLSGISFIEFAVDEAAAASLGALLQQLGFRRVGQHRSKAVVLYRQGDVHLIVNAQPDSFARERFDAHGASVCALGLRTDDPEAAAERAVAMRSQPHHSPVGPGEVRVPAIVAPGGNLVHFVASALGRDGLYAADFVLDDDGPGASDAGLQAIDHVALGLDIDQLDTWVLFSRAVLGLEPGESLELADPFGLIRSRGVANADRSVRLVLNVSLSQRTRTARTLRRSGGGAVHHIALRCDDIFESVAHLRANGVAFVPISGNYHDDLATRIDLDGGLIERMRAAGVLFDRSPAGDYLHIYTESFENGLFFEVVQRVDDYDAYGAINAPARMASQAQS; from the coding sequence ATGCACCGCTCGATCGCCACGGTGTCGCTCAGCGGCACGCTGCGCCAGAAGCTCGAAGCCATTGCCGCAGCCGGCTTCGACGGCTTCGAACTGTTCGAGAACGACTTCATCCAGTTCAACGGCTCGGCCGCCACGCTGGGCGCGATCGCCCGCGACCTCGGCCTGTCGGTCGACCTGTACCAACCGTTCCGGGACTTCGAAGCGATGCCGGAGTTGCAGTTCCGCCGCAGCCTGGAGCGCGCCGAGCGCAAGTTCGACCTGATGCAGGCCATGGGCGCGCGGCTGATGCTGTGCTGCTCGAACACCTCGCCGATGGCTGTCGACGACCCGGCGCGCGCCGCCGCGCAGCTGCATGCGCTGGCCGAGCGTGCCGCGCAGCGTGGCCTGCGCGTCGGCTTCGAGGCGCTGGCCTGGGGCCGCTGCACCTCGCGCTACGGCCAGGCCTGGGACATCGTGCGCCGCGCCGACCATCCGAACCTCGGTCTGATCCTCGACAGCTTCCACACGCTCTCGCTGAAGGACGACCCGGCCGGCATCGCCGACATTCCCGGCGACAAGATCTTCTTCCTGCAGATGGCCGACGCGCCGCTGATGGCGATGGACGTGCTGCAGTGGGCGCGGCACCACCGCTCCTTCCCCGGGCAGGGCGACTTCGACGTCGTGACCTTCCTCGAGAAGACGCTGCAGGCGGGCTACACCGGCCCGCTGTCGCTGGAGATCTTCAACGACGTGTTCCGCGAGACGCCCAACCGCCGCACCGCCGTCGACGCGATGCGTTCGCTGCTCTACCTCGAGAGCCAGGTGCGCGAGCGCTTGGACGATGCAGCGCCCCGCGCGGTCACGCTGTTCAGCCCGCCGCCGCTGCCGGACCTCTCGGGCATCTCGTTCATCGAGTTCGCGGTCGACGAGGCCGCCGCCGCGTCGCTCGGCGCGCTGCTGCAGCAGCTCGGCTTCCGCCGCGTCGGCCAGCACCGGTCGAAGGCGGTGGTGCTGTACCGCCAGGGCGACGTGCACCTCATCGTCAATGCCCAGCCCGACTCGTTCGCGCGCGAGCGCTTCGACGCGCACGGCGCTTCCGTCTGCGCCCTCGGCCTGCGCACGGACGACCCGGAGGCCGCTGCGGAACGTGCCGTCGCGATGCGCTCGCAGCCGCACCACAGCCCGGTCGGCCCCGGCGAAGTGCGGGTGCCGGCCATCGTGGCACCGGGCGGCAACCTGGTGCACTTCGTCGCGAGCGCGCTGGGCCGCGACGGGCTCTACGCCGCGGACTTTGTGCTGGACGACGACGGCCCCGGCGCCTCGGATGCCGGCCTGCAGGCGATCGACCATGTTGCGCTCGGCCTGGACATCGACCAGCTCGACACCTGGGTGCTGTTCTCGCGCGCCGTGCTCGGCCTTGAGCCCGGCGAGAGCCTCGAGCTGGCCGACCCCTTCGGCCTCATCCGCAGCCGCGGCGTGGCCAACGCCGATCGCAGCGTGCGCCTGGTGCTCAACGTGTCGCTGAGCCAGCGCACGCGCACTGCGCGCACCCTGCGCAGGAGCGGCGGCGGGGCAGTGCACCACATCGCGCTGCGTTGCGACGACATCTTCGAAAGCGTGGCGCACCTGCGCGCCAACGGTGTGGCCTTCGTGCCGATCTCCGGCAATTACCATGACGACCTCGCCACGCGCATCGATCTCGACGGCGGGCTGATCGAACGCATGCGCGCCGCTGGCGTGCTGTTCGACCGCTCGCCCGCGGGCGACTACCTCCACATCTACACCGAGAGCTTCGAGAACGGCCTGTTCTTCGAGGTGGTGCAACGCGTCGACGACTACGACGCGTATGGCGCGATCAACGCGCCCGCACGCATGGCATCACAGGCCCAGTCATGA
- a CDS encoding MFS transporter, whose product MSSIHLPGEPQGKHQSRKATASGWIGSALEYYDFFIYATAAALIFPQIFFPKGDPQIAIIASLATYGVGYVARPIGAIVLGHWGDTHGRKHVLIVCMFLMGFSTVAVGLLPTYDQVGLWAPALLVLMRLIQGFAVAGEISGASSMILEHAPFGRRGFFASFTLQGVQAGQILAAAVFLPLAHYMDKDAFNSWGWRIPFLLSFLVIIAGWIIRREVHETPAFTEVDQSGQVPKAPVIQAVTESWRDMLRVMCCSLMNVIPVVATIFGAAYAVQPGYGIGFEKDIYLWIPVMGNILAVIVIPFVGNLSDKVGRRIPIIVGALGAGLLSFGYLYAISIHHVPLAIVMSLLMWGVVYQGYNAVFPSFYPEMFPTRTRVSGMAIAQNIGTAITAMLPALFVAVAPPGAMNIPLIVGSITLAICAIAALAAYTARETYRVQMKDLGSVDAVPVPAQEYERLRAQAMDEGRMTRVPA is encoded by the coding sequence ATGAGCAGCATCCACTTACCCGGCGAGCCGCAAGGCAAGCACCAATCCCGAAAGGCCACCGCCAGCGGCTGGATCGGCTCGGCGCTGGAGTACTACGACTTCTTCATCTACGCCACGGCCGCGGCGCTGATCTTTCCGCAGATCTTCTTTCCCAAGGGTGACCCGCAGATCGCGATCATCGCGTCGCTCGCGACCTACGGCGTGGGCTACGTGGCGCGGCCGATCGGCGCCATCGTGCTCGGCCACTGGGGCGACACGCACGGGCGCAAGCACGTGCTCATCGTCTGCATGTTCCTGATGGGCTTCTCGACCGTGGCCGTGGGCCTGCTGCCGACCTACGACCAGGTCGGCCTGTGGGCACCGGCGCTGCTGGTGCTGATGCGCCTGATCCAGGGCTTCGCGGTGGCCGGCGAGATCTCCGGCGCGAGTTCGATGATCCTCGAGCACGCACCCTTCGGGCGACGCGGCTTCTTCGCCAGCTTCACGCTGCAGGGCGTGCAGGCCGGCCAGATCCTGGCCGCGGCCGTGTTCCTGCCGCTTGCGCACTACATGGACAAGGACGCCTTCAACAGCTGGGGCTGGCGCATTCCGTTCCTGCTGAGCTTCCTGGTGATCATCGCCGGCTGGATCATCCGCCGCGAGGTCCACGAGACGCCGGCCTTCACCGAAGTCGACCAGAGCGGCCAGGTGCCCAAGGCCCCGGTGATCCAGGCCGTGACCGAAAGCTGGCGCGACATGCTGCGCGTGATGTGCTGCTCGCTGATGAACGTGATCCCCGTGGTCGCCACCATCTTCGGCGCGGCCTATGCGGTGCAGCCCGGCTACGGCATCGGCTTCGAAAAGGACATCTATCTGTGGATTCCGGTGATGGGCAATATCCTCGCCGTGATCGTGATTCCTTTCGTTGGGAACCTGTCGGACAAGGTCGGCCGGCGCATCCCGATCATCGTCGGCGCGCTCGGTGCAGGGCTGCTGTCCTTCGGCTACCTGTATGCCATCAGCATCCACCACGTGCCGCTGGCCATCGTCATGTCGCTGCTGATGTGGGGCGTGGTCTACCAGGGCTACAACGCGGTGTTCCCGAGCTTCTACCCCGAGATGTTCCCGACGCGCACGCGGGTGTCGGGCATGGCGATCGCGCAGAACATCGGCACCGCCATCACCGCCATGCTGCCGGCGCTGTTCGTGGCCGTCGCGCCCCCCGGTGCGATGAACATTCCGCTGATCGTCGGTTCGATCACGCTGGCCATCTGTGCCATTGCGGCCCTCGCGGCCTACACGGCGCGCGAAACCTACCGCGTGCAGATGAAGGACCTCGGCAGTGTCGACGCGGTGCCCGTGCCGGCGCAGGAGTACGAGCGCCTGCGGGCACAGGCCATGGACGAGGGACGCATGACGCGCGTCCCGGCCTGA
- a CDS encoding sigma-70 family RNA polymerase sigma factor, whose protein sequence is MPSDVVVLQQHIHTLYSDHHGWLQGWLRKKLGCTHGAADLAQDTFLRLLTSRVPSHLDEPRAYLTTVARHVLLNHHRRQKLERAWLAELAQVPPAFAPSAEDRAMVLETLVAIDAMLDGLSTKARRAFLLSQLDGMTYAEIAAETGVSVSRVRQYMSQALTRCYAAL, encoded by the coding sequence GTGCCATCCGACGTCGTCGTGCTGCAGCAGCATATCCACACGCTCTACAGCGACCATCACGGCTGGTTGCAGGGCTGGCTGCGCAAGAAGCTTGGATGTACCCATGGTGCTGCCGACTTGGCACAAGACACCTTTCTGCGCTTGCTGACCTCGCGTGTTCCTTCACATCTGGACGAGCCCCGGGCCTATCTGACCACCGTGGCTCGCCATGTGCTGCTGAACCATCACCGGCGGCAGAAGCTGGAACGGGCCTGGCTGGCAGAACTCGCGCAGGTGCCACCAGCGTTCGCGCCATCGGCGGAGGACCGCGCGATGGTTCTCGAAACGCTCGTGGCCATCGATGCCATGCTCGACGGTCTGTCGACGAAGGCGCGACGGGCCTTTCTGCTCAGTCAGCTCGACGGGATGACCTACGCCGAAATTGCCGCTGAAACCGGCGTTTCGGTCAGCCGCGTGCGCCAGTACATGTCGCAGGCGCTCACGCGCTGCTATGCGGCGCTCTAG
- a CDS encoding IclR family transcriptional regulator domain-containing protein translates to MTTTDNAAPIDRKLLIEGLGKGLRVIEAFTDERTRLTATEAGEHAGLTRTAARRYLLSLVHYGYAATDGKYYWLLPRVLRLGQAYLEGARVPRLVQPYIQRASMQCGETLNVGALDGHEVVYLARSNAPRMVSIGFHPGARVPAHVVSQGFVLLSTFDDAALDAWISAHDFASFTGAAPVDAARFRESVLAARQLDYWQAEQHLNVGLSGLAVALKDRKGRCQYALSVTVQRQVYPDDELTKKLLPVLREVAEAMRPII, encoded by the coding sequence ATGACCACCACCGACAACGCCGCTCCGATCGACCGCAAGCTGCTCATCGAAGGCCTGGGCAAGGGGCTGCGCGTGATCGAGGCCTTCACCGACGAACGCACCCGCCTGACGGCGACCGAGGCCGGCGAGCACGCGGGCCTGACGCGCACCGCCGCCCGCCGCTACCTGCTGAGCCTGGTGCACTACGGCTACGCCGCGACCGACGGCAAGTACTACTGGCTGCTGCCACGCGTGCTGCGGCTGGGGCAGGCCTACCTGGAAGGCGCGCGGGTGCCGCGGCTGGTGCAGCCCTACATCCAGCGGGCCTCGATGCAGTGCGGCGAGACACTCAACGTCGGCGCGCTCGACGGCCACGAGGTGGTGTACCTCGCGCGCAGCAACGCGCCGCGCATGGTGTCGATCGGCTTCCACCCCGGCGCGCGGGTGCCGGCGCACGTGGTGTCGCAGGGTTTCGTGCTGCTGTCGACCTTCGACGACGCAGCGCTCGACGCCTGGATTTCCGCGCACGACTTCGCCAGCTTCACCGGCGCGGCGCCGGTCGATGCGGCACGCTTCCGCGAGAGCGTGCTGGCGGCACGGCAGCTGGACTACTGGCAGGCCGAACAGCACCTGAACGTCGGCCTCAGCGGCCTCGCGGTCGCCTTGAAGGACCGCAAGGGCCGCTGCCAGTACGCGCTGAGCGTGACCGTGCAGCGGCAGGTCTATCCCGACGACGAACTGACGAAGAAGCTGCTGCCGGTGCTGCGCGAGGTCGCCGAGGCCATGCGGCCGATCATCTAG
- a CDS encoding shikimate dehydrogenase family protein, with product MISGKTTLIAHLGYPTEAFKAPMIYNPWFDKQGIDAVVVPMGVKPDAYATVLRSLFQLTNIRGALVTMPHKIATVALMDEVTPTARIAGACNAILLRPDGTLLGDQFDGAGFVRGVERKGRLFKGTRVLVSGTGGVGSAIAASIAAAGAAEIALFDVSDASAQALAGRLRAHYPALAVRTGSKDPAGFDVVVNATPLGMKEGDPLPFDVDRIAPDTFVGEVVMKSEYTPLLQAAKAKGCAVQVGTDMLFEMIPAYLEFFGFGTASPDELRATAQLRY from the coding sequence ATGATTTCTGGCAAGACCACCCTCATCGCCCATCTGGGCTACCCCACCGAAGCCTTCAAGGCACCGATGATCTACAACCCCTGGTTCGACAAGCAGGGCATCGATGCGGTGGTGGTGCCGATGGGCGTGAAGCCCGACGCCTACGCCACGGTGTTGCGCTCGCTGTTCCAGCTGACGAACATCCGCGGCGCGCTCGTCACGATGCCGCACAAGATCGCGACCGTGGCGCTGATGGACGAGGTGACCCCGACCGCGCGCATCGCCGGTGCCTGCAACGCGATCCTGCTGCGGCCCGACGGCACGTTGCTGGGCGACCAGTTCGACGGCGCGGGCTTCGTGCGCGGCGTCGAGCGCAAGGGCCGGCTGTTCAAGGGCACGCGCGTGCTGGTGTCCGGCACCGGCGGCGTGGGCTCGGCCATCGCGGCGTCCATCGCGGCCGCGGGTGCAGCCGAGATCGCGCTCTTCGACGTCAGCGATGCCTCGGCGCAGGCACTGGCCGGTCGTCTGCGGGCGCACTACCCGGCGCTGGCCGTGCGCACCGGCTCGAAGGACCCCGCCGGCTTCGACGTGGTCGTCAACGCCACGCCGCTCGGCATGAAGGAGGGCGACCCGCTGCCCTTCGACGTCGACCGCATCGCCCCCGACACCTTCGTCGGCGAGGTGGTGATGAAGTCGGAATACACGCCGCTGCTGCAGGCCGCCAAGGCCAAGGGCTGCGCGGTGCAGGTGGGCACCGACATGCTCTTCGAGATGATCCCGGCCTACCTGGAGTTCTTCGGCTTCGGCACCGCGTCGCCGGACGAACTGCGGGCCACCGCGCAGCTGCGCTATTGA
- a CDS encoding FecR family protein, translating to MHAAPDATDSIAAQAIAWAVQLRSGEATAAERAEFEAWRQRDPRHAAAAEQMDRALGRLEALPDGLAPRQAMRRSLLPQPGRRTALRSSVGLAFVGAGGGLLWAHAQRPLSALGADFATGTGERRVLVLNDGSRLWLNARSVVEQAFDGTARRLHLRAGELIVDVAKESGTRAFIVQTSEGSVQALATRVLVRKQEGSSLIAVLHADVRVAPLHGDAVTLTEGRSARLTAQGVRQETLSPQTASAWEDGFVEVHDRPLQDVVDALRPYRPGLLRVSPQAARLRVTGSFSLDDSERTLSALAAALPITVRRRTGWWVSIDVS from the coding sequence TTGCATGCGGCGCCCGATGCCACCGATTCCATCGCCGCTCAGGCCATCGCATGGGCAGTGCAACTGCGCTCCGGCGAAGCCACGGCGGCAGAACGCGCGGAATTCGAAGCCTGGCGGCAGCGCGATCCAAGGCATGCCGCCGCCGCCGAGCAAATGGACCGCGCCTTGGGCCGCTTGGAAGCGTTGCCGGACGGGCTGGCCCCGCGCCAGGCCATGCGCCGCAGCTTGCTGCCGCAGCCGGGGCGGCGCACCGCCTTGCGCAGTAGCGTGGGGCTGGCGTTCGTGGGCGCAGGTGGCGGTCTGTTATGGGCCCATGCGCAGCGCCCCCTGTCTGCGCTCGGTGCCGATTTCGCGACAGGCACGGGAGAGCGCCGTGTCCTCGTTCTGAACGATGGCAGCCGCCTGTGGCTCAACGCCCGCAGCGTCGTGGAACAGGCTTTCGACGGCACGGCTCGTCGTCTGCATCTGCGGGCCGGCGAACTGATCGTCGATGTTGCCAAGGAATCCGGCACGCGCGCCTTCATCGTTCAGACCTCGGAGGGTAGCGTTCAAGCCCTGGCAACACGCGTCCTGGTGCGAAAGCAGGAGGGCAGCAGCCTGATCGCGGTACTTCACGCTGACGTACGGGTCGCCCCGTTGCACGGCGATGCGGTCACGCTCACCGAAGGCCGGAGCGCCCGCCTCACCGCACAAGGCGTGCGGCAGGAGACGCTGTCGCCGCAGACCGCCAGCGCGTGGGAAGACGGCTTTGTCGAGGTGCACGATCGTCCATTGCAGGACGTGGTGGACGCCTTGCGTCCCTATCGCCCCGGCCTGTTGCGGGTCTCCCCGCAGGCCGCCCGCCTGCGGGTGACCGGCAGCTTCTCCCTCGACGACAGCGAACGCACGCTGAGCGCCCTTGCCGCCGCGCTGCCGATCACCGTCCGGCGGCGCACCGGCTGGTGGGTGAGCATCGACGTCAGCTGA